In a single window of the Papaver somniferum cultivar HN1 chromosome 8, ASM357369v1, whole genome shotgun sequence genome:
- the LOC113305972 gene encoding uncharacterized protein LOC113305972 produces the protein MAMFLGEGDDEIHDRAPGEVAAANFNKPWTMFFNGSSYDTVGGAGVVFKAPQGELFSYSFKLDFPCSNNVVEYEALIIGLRMVKELGLGGVEIKGDSRLVTNQVNGDFHVKQPHLSPYRAEAQNLISRTGSTLDHTGRGKNKHADVLETLASKIHLNDKEEGTVTVQRKEFPNTWKEDMAFEEAYDWRRTYIDELTKTEEDRVIPTQT, from the coding sequence ATGGCCATGTTTCTTGGGGAAGGAGATGACGAAATTCATGACCGAGCGCCAGGAGAGGTAGCCGCCGCCAATTTTAACAAGCCTTGGACCATGTTTTTCAATGGGTCGTCATATGATACCGTCGGAGGAGCGGGAGTAGTGTTCAAAGCACCACAAGGAGAATTGTTCTCATATTCATTCAAGTTGGACTTCCCCTGCAGTAACAATGTCGTTGAATATGAAGCTTTGATCATAGGGCTCAGGATGGTGAAGGAGCTTGGCCTAGGAGGCGTCGAGATAAAAGGCGACTCGAGGTTGGTAACCAATCAAGTCAACGGGGACTTCCACGTCAAACAACCACATTTATCCCCATATCGAGCAGAGGCTCAAAACCTGATAAGTCGAACAGGGTCGACCCTAGATCATACAGGTAGAGGCAAGAACAAACACGCAGATGTCCTGGAAACACTAGCTAGCAAGATACATCTAAATGATAAGGAAGAGGGTACAGTAACAGTCCAAAGGAAGGAGTTTCCCAACACCTGGAAAGAAGACATGGCCTTCGAAGAAGCATATGATTGGAGGAGGACTTACATCGACGAATTGACCAAAACAGAGGAGGATCGTGTAATACCTACCCAAACTTGA